A single genomic interval of Corylus avellana chromosome ca10, CavTom2PMs-1.0 harbors:
- the LOC132164229 gene encoding protein S40-4-like gives MAASKSYYARPSYRFLPSDRDHHTTIAHDSAFELDESDIYNSVRSNSPEFRKPAPVSRLSKKSSSKPSADRAVAGATASSLPVNIPDWSKILRDEYRDNRRGDSVDYDDVDGDDECENGVRVPPHEFLARQMARTRIASFSVHEGVGRTLKGRDLSRVRNAIWEKTGFQD, from the coding sequence ATGGCAGCCAGTAAGAGCTACTACGCACGCCCGAGCTACCGCTTTCTTCCCAGTGACAGAGATCACCACACCACCATCGCGCACGACTCGGCATTCGAACTCGACGAGTCCGACATCTACAACTCGGTCCGCTCCAACTCGCCCGAGTTCCGCAAGCCCGCGCCGGTTTCGCGCCTCTCGAAGAAGTCCTCCTCCAAGCCCTCAGCCGACCGCGCCGTCGCCGGCGCCACCGCGTCGTCGCTGCCGGTGAACATTCCGGACTGGTCGAAGATCCTGAGGGACGAGTACAGAGATAATCGCCGCGGAGACAGCGTCGACTACGACGACGTGGACGGCGACGACGAGTGCGAGAACGGGGTGAGGGTCCCGCCGCACGAGTTTTTGGCGAGGCAGATGGCGAGGACGAGGATCGCCTCCTTCTCGGTTCACGAAGGCGTAGGGAGGACTTTGAAAGGAAGAGATCTCAGTAGAGTCCGAAACGCAATTTGGGAAAAAACCGGCTTCCAAGAttag